Proteins encoded together in one Terriglobus saanensis SP1PR4 window:
- a CDS encoding NAD-dependent epimerase/dehydratase family protein, which translates to MKIVIFGASGMVGGGLLLEALKDADVTEVIVVGRSPVGVTHAKLLEVLVSDLAEGAREISGMDACFFTVGVTASGKNEAEYTRLTYDLTLSVAEALVERNPAMTFVYVSGQGTGGKAMWARVKRRTEDALLAMPFRAAYMFRPGFIVPVGVKSKTKLYQRMYTVMGPVLPLIRKMFPKSVVNSDELGRAMLKVAKSGFTKKVLETSDIAGLRE; encoded by the coding sequence ATGAAGATTGTGATCTTTGGTGCGAGCGGAATGGTCGGCGGCGGCCTGTTGCTGGAGGCGCTGAAGGATGCGGACGTGACCGAGGTGATCGTCGTAGGACGGTCGCCTGTTGGTGTAACCCACGCGAAGCTGCTTGAGGTCCTTGTCTCCGATCTGGCAGAGGGCGCGCGCGAAATCTCTGGAATGGACGCGTGTTTCTTTACCGTAGGCGTGACGGCCTCTGGAAAGAACGAGGCGGAATACACCCGGCTGACCTATGACCTGACGCTGAGTGTCGCTGAGGCGCTCGTGGAGCGAAACCCCGCAATGACGTTTGTCTATGTCTCCGGCCAGGGAACAGGCGGCAAGGCCATGTGGGCTCGTGTGAAGCGGCGAACGGAGGATGCTCTGCTGGCGATGCCGTTCCGCGCGGCGTATATGTTTCGTCCCGGCTTCATCGTACCCGTCGGTGTGAAGTCGAAGACCAAGCTCTACCAGAGGATGTACACGGTCATGGGACCAGTACTCCCACTTATCCGGAAGATGTTTCCGAAGTCGGTCGTCAACTCCGATGAACTAGGGCGGGCCATGTTGAAAGTAGCAAAAAGTGGTTTCACAAAAAAAGTATTAGAAACATCCGACATTGCCGGATTAAGGGAATAG
- a CDS encoding alpha/beta hydrolase, translating into MLATSKQVLRTLAVFFLLGVLSARPAFSADIAKGQLVDREIQSKNFTQSKIGVSPVRRLAVYLPAGYDGSQKRYPVIYFLPSPFDNFRAIFDSMGAQAVLDRAIADGTIGKFLFVTVDMTTPLGSSWYVNSSATGNWEDFMVQELVPYVDANFRTLPTRDSRGIAGHFMGGYGAIRFGMKYPQIFGSVYALHPVGTGSGVKVLASLPNFELMEQAKTLDDVRKDGYSTIFTSIFQAHIPNPDKPPLYFDFPAHRVAGELVIDAKVMDRLRENFFLESLIGKYADNLKSLRGLKFDWARSDSNWDHVYSNHALTHKLNEYGIVHEAEEYNGTWGGEANWSAEGRVRTDLLPFFQEHLVF; encoded by the coding sequence ATGCTGGCAACATCGAAACAAGTGCTTAGAACATTGGCCGTCTTCTTCCTGCTGGGTGTCCTCAGCGCCCGCCCGGCCTTTTCCGCCGACATCGCTAAGGGACAACTGGTAGACCGCGAGATCCAGTCGAAGAACTTTACTCAGAGCAAGATCGGCGTGAGTCCCGTGCGCAGGTTGGCAGTCTATCTCCCCGCGGGCTATGACGGATCGCAGAAGCGGTATCCGGTGATCTACTTTCTCCCTAGCCCCTTCGACAACTTCCGCGCGATCTTTGATTCGATGGGCGCACAGGCAGTGCTGGATCGCGCCATCGCCGACGGCACCATCGGTAAGTTCCTCTTCGTCACAGTGGACATGACAACTCCTCTAGGCAGTTCCTGGTATGTGAACTCTTCCGCAACGGGGAACTGGGAAGACTTCATGGTGCAAGAGCTTGTGCCTTACGTCGATGCCAACTTTCGCACGCTGCCCACGCGCGACTCACGCGGGATCGCCGGACACTTCATGGGAGGCTATGGCGCGATCCGTTTTGGGATGAAATATCCGCAGATCTTTGGTTCTGTTTACGCGCTGCATCCGGTCGGTACGGGGAGCGGCGTAAAGGTGCTGGCGTCTCTGCCGAACTTCGAGCTGATGGAGCAGGCAAAGACGCTGGACGACGTTCGCAAGGATGGATACTCCACGATCTTTACCTCCATCTTTCAAGCGCACATTCCGAATCCCGACAAGCCGCCTTTGTACTTCGACTTCCCCGCACATCGCGTGGCGGGGGAGTTGGTCATCGATGCCAAGGTGATGGATCGCCTGCGGGAGAACTTCTTTCTGGAGTCGCTGATCGGGAAGTACGCCGACAATCTCAAATCGCTGCGTGGGCTCAAGTTCGACTGGGCGCGCAGCGATTCGAACTGGGACCATGTCTACTCAAACCACGCGCTGACGCACAAGCTGAACGAGTACGGCATTGTGCATGAAGCGGAAGAGTACAACGGCACATGGGGAGGCGAGGCGAACTGGAGCGCAGAGGGACGTGTTCGTACAGATCTGCTGCCTTTCTTTCAGGAGCATCTGGTGTTTTGA
- the hisS gene encoding histidine--tRNA ligase, producing MSSTLKAVRGTRDLLPPETALWNRVEATARSVFSRYGFGEIRTPILESTELFARGVGEETDIVSKEMYTWEDRARAASEKAQSLTLRPENTAGVVRAYIEHKLGDTGHLQKLYYIGPQFRRERPQKGRYRQFFQIGAEVIGPVTSGSESPLRDAEVLEMLATLLDELGIERASESNEFRGWKLTLNSVGSATDRPRYVAALREALAHVKHLMCEDNQRRAETNPLRVLDSKDEADQELINALPKIADYLDDDSKSHFAQVLAALDACSVPYTVNPRLVRGLDYYTRTTFEFTVETGLGTQNALLGGGRYDGLSEMIGGPKAPGIGFAIGEDRLILTLQAQTTEAAEKKLDAYIAPMGVEQNAAALALARELRREGLSIEVGDGTFRLKKSFEVADRVARSILILGENEVASGEITVKNFATGEQEKIARSDLPSTLR from the coding sequence ATGTCTTCTACGCTCAAAGCCGTACGCGGCACCCGTGATCTGCTCCCCCCCGAAACCGCCCTCTGGAACCGCGTCGAAGCCACCGCCCGTTCCGTCTTCTCCCGCTACGGCTTCGGCGAGATCCGCACGCCGATCCTGGAATCCACGGAACTCTTTGCCCGCGGCGTTGGCGAAGAGACCGACATCGTCTCCAAGGAGATGTACACATGGGAGGACCGCGCCCGCGCCGCCAGTGAAAAAGCGCAGTCCCTCACGCTTCGCCCGGAAAACACCGCCGGTGTCGTCCGCGCCTATATCGAACATAAGCTTGGCGATACAGGCCATCTCCAGAAGCTCTATTACATTGGCCCGCAGTTCCGACGCGAGCGCCCGCAAAAAGGCCGCTATCGCCAGTTCTTCCAGATTGGTGCGGAGGTTATCGGGCCCGTCACATCAGGCAGCGAATCGCCGCTCCGCGATGCCGAAGTCCTGGAGATGCTTGCGACTCTACTCGACGAGTTGGGGATCGAGCGCGCCAGTGAAAGCAACGAGTTCAGGGGCTGGAAGCTGACACTTAATTCAGTGGGCTCCGCGACGGACCGTCCGCGCTACGTTGCCGCTCTCCGCGAAGCGCTTGCGCACGTCAAACACCTGATGTGCGAAGACAACCAGCGCCGCGCCGAGACCAATCCCCTCCGCGTCCTCGACAGCAAGGACGAGGCCGACCAGGAGCTTATCAACGCGCTGCCCAAGATCGCCGACTACCTCGATGACGATTCGAAGAGCCACTTTGCCCAGGTGCTCGCCGCGCTCGATGCCTGCAGCGTTCCGTACACCGTGAATCCGCGCCTTGTTCGCGGCCTGGATTACTACACACGCACCACCTTCGAGTTCACCGTAGAAACTGGCCTGGGGACACAGAACGCGCTGCTCGGCGGCGGCCGCTACGACGGCCTATCCGAAATGATCGGCGGACCCAAGGCCCCCGGCATCGGTTTTGCTATCGGCGAAGACCGCCTCATCCTCACCCTGCAGGCACAGACCACCGAAGCCGCAGAGAAAAAACTGGATGCCTACATCGCTCCCATGGGCGTGGAGCAGAACGCCGCCGCTCTCGCGCTCGCCCGTGAACTGCGTCGCGAAGGTCTCAGCATCGAAGTGGGCGACGGTACCTTCCGCCTGAAAAAATCCTTTGAAGTGGCCGACCGTGTCGCCCGCAGCATCCTTATACTTGGTGAAAACGAGGTCGCCTCAGGCGAAATCACCGTGAAAAACTTCGCCACCGGGGAACAAGAAAAGATTGCGCGCAGCGATCTCCCAAGCACACTGCGCTAA
- a CDS encoding heparin lyase I family protein: MKNRLIRVATLLFTLFLVAVLAATAYLSRVRHRPVHVADNFESPALSPIWMTSRLVPSAFSVQHEVVHDGHHTGQITLHPGDMLDPASNMGPASERDELMEHWRFWSRPHHTYAQSFSLYLPTDFPIVDDRLVLAQWRQVCFTGRCLPNNPVLAIRYVNGELFITRKNDAGEAKLFSTHDEVRGQWLNFRFINRFSPGSDGLIDITFNDKQVAHFEGVTAYSADSGYLSSGTFFFKMGLYRDLLPIPMTLYMDGYRKDECSEASCQ; the protein is encoded by the coding sequence ATGAAAAACCGCTTGATTCGAGTCGCTACTCTCCTCTTCACTCTCTTCCTCGTCGCCGTCCTGGCGGCAACCGCTTATCTCTCACGTGTTCGCCACCGTCCCGTCCACGTTGCGGACAACTTTGAATCCCCCGCACTAAGCCCCATCTGGATGACCAGCAGGCTGGTCCCCAGCGCGTTTTCAGTCCAGCACGAGGTCGTCCACGATGGACACCACACCGGTCAGATCACGCTCCATCCCGGGGACATGCTCGATCCCGCCAGCAACATGGGGCCCGCGAGCGAACGCGACGAACTCATGGAGCACTGGCGCTTCTGGTCGCGACCGCACCACACCTACGCCCAGAGCTTCAGCCTCTATCTCCCTACGGACTTTCCCATCGTGGACGACCGCCTGGTCCTTGCGCAGTGGAGACAGGTCTGCTTCACCGGCCGGTGCCTGCCGAACAATCCCGTCCTCGCCATCCGCTATGTCAACGGCGAACTGTTCATTACCCGCAAGAACGATGCGGGAGAGGCCAAGCTCTTCAGCACGCACGACGAGGTGCGCGGCCAATGGCTCAACTTCCGTTTTATCAACCGCTTCTCACCGGGCAGCGACGGTCTCATCGACATTACCTTCAACGACAAGCAGGTCGCACACTTTGAAGGCGTAACTGCCTATAGCGCCGACTCCGGCTATCTCTCCAGTGGCACGTTCTTTTTCAAAATGGGTCTCTACCGCGACCTGCTGCCCATTCCGATGACCCTCTATATGGACGGTTACCGCAAAGACGAGTGCTCCGAGGCTTCCTGCCAATGA
- a CDS encoding TetR/AcrR family transcriptional regulator, with the protein MESKPKPKKRDAILDAMLDVVVEGGFHDAPMSLIAKRSGASAGVIYHYFASKEEIIQALYERIYTLKRTSFFEGYSPEMDAKEACIRVWMNWYAFYRKHLREMRFLEQYEHAGFVCPPAKEPLGEVELAFMRRFSGRSKGGILKDWPEEVLMEMSMGLASRLAQQPRKLPQSVLKEVAEQVWESIRSGK; encoded by the coding sequence ATGGAATCCAAACCAAAGCCTAAGAAGCGGGATGCCATCCTCGATGCGATGCTCGATGTCGTCGTGGAGGGAGGTTTCCACGATGCTCCGATGTCGCTGATTGCCAAGCGATCGGGAGCGAGCGCGGGCGTGATTTACCACTACTTTGCCAGCAAAGAAGAGATCATTCAGGCACTCTATGAACGCATCTACACGCTGAAGCGCACCAGCTTTTTTGAAGGCTACTCCCCGGAGATGGACGCCAAAGAGGCCTGCATTCGCGTGTGGATGAACTGGTATGCGTTCTATCGCAAGCACCTGCGCGAGATGCGTTTCCTGGAGCAGTACGAGCATGCGGGCTTTGTTTGTCCGCCCGCGAAAGAACCTCTCGGAGAAGTGGAATTGGCCTTCATGCGTCGCTTCAGCGGTCGCTCGAAGGGCGGCATTTTGAAAGACTGGCCCGAGGAAGTTCTGATGGAGATGTCGATGGGACTGGCGTCCCGCCTGGCGCAGCAGCCGCGTAAGCTGCCGCAGTCTGTTCTAAAAGAAGTAGCGGAGCAGGTGTGGGAGTCGATTCGGTCGGGAAAGTAG
- the aspS gene encoding aspartate--tRNA ligase gives MTLDFLGTHQRTHMCGDLRSAHAGQSVILMGWVNRRRDHGDLVFLDLRDRSGITQVVVDKSESTEALAKAEAARPEFVVAAIGTVRQRIAGLENPNMPTGDIEVVVSELLLLSDAKTPPFSPAEDAIVNEELRLQYRYLDLRRPEMQANFLMRHKVAQAIRGQLSSEGFLEIETPMLTRSTPEGARDYLVPSRVHPGTFYALPQSPQIFKQILMVGGFDRYFQIARCFRDEDLRADRQPEFTQIDLEISFPTQETVFGVAERFLTAAFAAANVTIPTPFPRMTYDQAITKYGIDKPDMRLPHMAELTEVLTPELRESLRIEPALPVFGFVIPNVGELSGTARKSLLSEIRAFFGDSGLDALDITRLRTSEAFVPLAEEIGSHLNATTIAFNGNSFTTNDLAVVITPKLGTPALWNFDRQWIPKRIGALRIELAKKFADKHKLFDKTGTADDYRFLWVTDFPMYEFNEEKKTWDAAHHPFTSPHEDDIKSGALYNDKGSVRALAYDVVLNGLELGSGSIRIHRKDVQSEIFRSLGMTDEEARERFGFFLEALEYGTPPHGGIALGLDRIVMLLAGASSLREVIAFPKTAKAIDLMVQAPSEPTEQQMRDLHLKTAVRS, from the coding sequence GTGACACTCGACTTTTTAGGCACTCATCAGCGCACGCATATGTGCGGCGACCTTCGTTCCGCTCACGCCGGCCAATCCGTCATCCTTATGGGCTGGGTCAATCGCCGCCGCGACCACGGCGACCTCGTCTTCCTCGACCTCCGCGACCGCTCCGGCATCACCCAGGTCGTCGTCGACAAGTCCGAATCCACCGAAGCTCTCGCCAAGGCGGAGGCCGCGCGCCCTGAGTTCGTCGTCGCCGCCATCGGTACGGTGCGCCAGCGTATTGCCGGCCTTGAAAACCCGAACATGCCGACGGGTGATATTGAAGTCGTCGTCAGCGAGCTTCTTCTGCTCTCCGATGCAAAGACTCCTCCGTTCTCGCCTGCGGAAGACGCCATCGTGAACGAAGAGCTGCGTCTCCAGTACCGCTATCTCGACCTGCGCCGACCGGAGATGCAGGCGAACTTCCTGATGCGCCACAAGGTCGCACAGGCGATCCGCGGGCAACTCTCGTCCGAGGGCTTCCTGGAGATTGAGACGCCGATGCTGACGCGCTCCACGCCCGAAGGCGCGCGGGACTACCTGGTTCCCAGCCGCGTTCACCCCGGCACTTTCTATGCTCTGCCGCAGTCGCCGCAGATCTTCAAACAGATCCTCATGGTGGGCGGCTTCGACCGTTACTTCCAGATCGCGCGCTGCTTCCGCGATGAAGATCTCCGCGCCGACCGCCAACCTGAGTTCACACAGATCGATCTGGAAATCTCTTTTCCCACACAGGAGACCGTCTTCGGTGTTGCCGAACGCTTTCTTACCGCAGCCTTCGCAGCCGCGAATGTGACGATCCCTACGCCCTTTCCGCGCATGACCTACGACCAGGCCATCACGAAATACGGCATCGACAAGCCCGACATGCGTCTGCCGCACATGGCCGAGCTCACCGAAGTTCTCACGCCGGAGCTGCGCGAGAGCCTGCGCATCGAACCTGCCCTGCCTGTCTTCGGATTTGTGATTCCCAACGTTGGAGAACTCTCCGGCACGGCGCGCAAGTCGCTGCTTTCGGAGATCCGCGCCTTCTTCGGCGACTCCGGTCTGGACGCGCTCGATATCACGCGCCTGCGCACCAGCGAGGCCTTCGTTCCGCTCGCGGAAGAGATCGGCTCGCACCTCAACGCCACCACCATCGCCTTCAACGGCAACAGCTTCACCACCAACGATCTTGCGGTCGTCATCACGCCGAAGCTCGGTACGCCTGCGCTGTGGAACTTCGATCGCCAGTGGATTCCGAAGCGCATCGGCGCGCTCCGCATCGAGCTCGCAAAGAAGTTCGCGGACAAGCACAAGCTCTTCGACAAGACCGGCACTGCGGACGACTACCGCTTCCTTTGGGTTACCGACTTCCCCATGTACGAGTTCAACGAGGAGAAGAAGACCTGGGACGCGGCGCACCATCCCTTCACCTCACCGCACGAAGACGACATCAAATCCGGCGCTCTCTATAACGACAAGGGTTCGGTCCGCGCGCTTGCCTACGACGTCGTGCTCAACGGCCTGGAACTGGGCTCAGGCTCGATCCGTATCCATCGCAAAGACGTGCAGTCGGAGATCTTCCGCTCGCTTGGCATGACGGACGAAGAGGCACGCGAACGCTTCGGCTTCTTCCTCGAAGCGCTGGAGTACGGCACGCCGCCGCACGGCGGTATTGCGCTCGGCCTCGACCGCATCGTAATGCTGCTGGCAGGAGCTTCGAGCCTCCGCGAAGTGATCGCGTTCCCAAAGACAGCCAAGGCGATTGACCTGATGGTCCAGGCCCCCAGCGAGCCTACGGAGCAGCAGATGCGCGATCTGCATCTGAAAACCGCAGTACGCAGCTAA
- a CDS encoding Crp/Fnr family transcriptional regulator, with the protein MTNRFLSTLPPAYRKSLMDRMVPVAMPRRMSVYQPGEVPRFSYFVTSGLVSVVSNLEDGTMTEIEVVGAEGISPWLQLLGNLSVNSSCFMQVAGTALRLPFAEMREEFENNIDMRRSVLAFAEHQALVMGQLAACNRRHIVDQRLARWLLMVQDRVQTEELALTQEFLAAMLGSRRTSVALAAGEMQKAGLIRYRRGKVKIIDHAGLVKRACECYTVMQGLMNGLYK; encoded by the coding sequence TTGACGAATCGTTTTCTGAGTACTTTACCGCCGGCCTATCGCAAGTCACTGATGGATCGCATGGTTCCAGTGGCGATGCCGCGCAGGATGAGTGTCTATCAGCCGGGAGAGGTGCCAAGATTTTCCTACTTCGTGACCTCTGGCTTGGTTTCTGTGGTGTCGAACCTGGAAGACGGGACGATGACGGAGATCGAGGTTGTAGGTGCGGAGGGAATCTCTCCCTGGCTGCAGCTGCTCGGCAACCTCTCGGTGAATAGCAGCTGCTTTATGCAGGTCGCGGGAACGGCCCTCCGTCTTCCTTTTGCGGAGATGCGGGAAGAGTTTGAAAATAATATAGATATGCGGCGGTCGGTGCTGGCCTTCGCGGAGCACCAGGCACTCGTTATGGGGCAGCTGGCCGCGTGCAATCGCCGCCATATCGTGGATCAGCGTCTGGCGCGTTGGCTTCTGATGGTGCAGGACCGTGTGCAGACGGAAGAACTGGCGCTGACGCAGGAGTTTCTGGCGGCAATGCTGGGTTCGCGCCGGACTTCGGTGGCGCTGGCTGCGGGCGAGATGCAGAAGGCAGGTCTCATTCGCTATCGGCGCGGCAAGGTCAAGATCATCGATCATGCTGGCCTGGTGAAGCGCGCCTGTGAGTGCTACACGGTGATGCAGGGCCTGATGAACGGACTCTATAAGTAG
- a CDS encoding transposase, with the protein MRDLFQEILVDTTTKYETPLEAYVIMPEHFHLVLAPPDVKTNSLVLQVLKQRFARSLKKNAPDVFKAAERKRIFRKRMLYGRRLRISITIR; encoded by the coding sequence CTGCGCGATCTGTTTCAAGAAATCCTTGTCGATACCACGACGAAATACGAAACACCGCTCGAAGCTTACGTCATCATGCCCGAGCACTTTCACCTTGTCCTGGCACCACCTGATGTGAAAACAAACTCTCTCGTACTTCAAGTATTGAAGCAACGCTTCGCCCGTAGTCTCAAGAAAAATGCCCCTGATGTCTTCAAAGCCGCTGAACGGAAGAGAATATTTCGGAAGAGAATGCTATATGGAAGACGTTTACGTATATCCATCACAATCCGGTGA
- a CDS encoding SDR family oxidoreductase: protein MSGDLVLVTGGTGFIGAHCIAQLFHAGYRVRTTVRSLEREADVRAMLKVAGCEPGAELSFVAADLMADAGWAEATAGCTYVLHVASPFPLGVPKHEDDLIVPAREGALRVLRASRDAGVKRVVLTSSFAAIGYGHKPQDAPFDETVWTDVDGGGVSAYAKSKTLAERAAWNFIAREGGDLELSVVNPVGVFGPALGPDFSTSIVLVERLMNGDVPGLPRISFGAVDVRDVVDLHLRAMVHPAAKGERFLAVAGEFLSFIEIARILKHHMGGAAKRVPLRQLPDWMVRVVALLDPSVKLILGELGKKKGASNAKARRVLGWTPLTNEESIVATAESLVRLGLLKDSAKKA from the coding sequence ATGAGTGGAGATCTTGTTCTTGTCACCGGTGGAACCGGTTTTATTGGCGCACATTGCATCGCGCAGCTCTTCCATGCGGGATATCGCGTTAGGACGACGGTTCGTTCGTTAGAACGGGAAGCCGATGTTCGCGCGATGCTGAAGGTGGCGGGTTGCGAACCGGGCGCGGAGCTTTCCTTCGTAGCGGCCGATCTGATGGCCGATGCGGGCTGGGCCGAGGCGACGGCAGGTTGTACCTACGTGCTGCATGTCGCGTCCCCCTTTCCCCTGGGCGTCCCTAAGCACGAAGACGACCTGATCGTGCCCGCACGCGAAGGTGCTCTGCGCGTTCTGCGGGCTTCTCGCGACGCCGGGGTAAAGCGCGTGGTGCTTACGTCTTCGTTCGCTGCCATCGGCTATGGCCACAAGCCGCAGGACGCGCCGTTCGACGAGACGGTCTGGACCGATGTGGATGGCGGTGGCGTGAGCGCCTATGCGAAGTCCAAGACGCTGGCCGAGCGCGCCGCGTGGAATTTCATCGCCCGCGAAGGCGGCGATCTGGAGCTCTCCGTTGTGAATCCCGTGGGAGTCTTTGGGCCAGCCCTAGGACCGGATTTTTCGACTTCGATTGTTCTGGTGGAGCGCCTGATGAACGGGGACGTACCCGGTCTGCCGCGCATCTCTTTCGGCGCGGTGGATGTGCGGGATGTCGTGGACCTCCACCTGCGTGCGATGGTCCATCCTGCGGCAAAAGGTGAGCGTTTTCTGGCGGTTGCGGGCGAGTTTCTCTCGTTCATAGAGATCGCCAGGATACTCAAGCACCACATGGGTGGAGCGGCCAAACGTGTACCGCTTCGGCAACTTCCGGACTGGATGGTACGCGTTGTCGCGTTGCTGGATCCGTCTGTGAAGCTAATTCTGGGGGAGCTTGGCAAGAAAAAGGGCGCCAGCAATGCCAAGGCCAGGCGCGTGCTCGGATGGACGCCGCTCACGAATGAGGAGTCCATCGTTGCTACGGCGGAGAGTTTGGTGCGGCTGGGGTTGTTGAAGGACTCTGCGAAGAAGGCCTGA
- a CDS encoding DUF1778 domain-containing protein: MTSNSSAAAVRRPLGVRATEEQHRVLREAAEREQRSVSSFVLNAALQAAQKPEPRKRTREEVAKAIAQAQALMRPYRQEGASIVDDLIAERRAEAARE; encoded by the coding sequence ATGACTTCCAACTCCAGTGCGGCAGCCGTTCGACGGCCCCTTGGCGTCCGCGCTACGGAGGAGCAGCATCGTGTTTTGCGCGAAGCCGCCGAGCGAGAGCAGCGTTCAGTAAGCAGCTTCGTACTGAACGCTGCTCTACAGGCAGCACAGAAGCCAGAGCCAAGGAAGAGAACGCGGGAAGAAGTAGCAAAGGCCATCGCCCAGGCTCAGGCGCTAATGCGTCCGTATCGCCAGGAAGGCGCTTCGATTGTCGACGACCTCATTGCCGAACGACGCGCCGAAGCCGCGCGTGAGTAA
- a CDS encoding PIN domain-containing protein, translating to MSNAVLDTSAVLALLDEEPGSDIVQELLFDAAISTVSLAEIYTKLATRPKMLARLAKQTGLRPSDL from the coding sequence GTGAGTAACGCCGTTCTGGACACTTCTGCGGTCCTTGCTCTTCTCGACGAAGAACCAGGAAGCGACATCGTGCAGGAACTCCTCTTCGACGCAGCGATTAGCACCGTTTCTTTGGCGGAGATCTATACCAAGCTCGCAACACGTCCGAAGATGCTTGCAAGGCTTGCAAAGCAAACCGGTCTACGCCCTTCCGATCTGTAA